The genomic region GTTTTAAGTGAGTCGAAAAGGAAAAATGTATCTCGAGCTTACCTTTCCATAGATATGGCGCTAAAGAAACATGACAAAGCCATTTACGTTGTGGGGAATTCTCCCACTGCCCTTTTTAGAATACTCGAAGAGAGGGATCCGAAGAAAACCCCTTTTGTTGTTGGAGTTCCCGTTGGGTTTGTGGGAGCTTCTGATGTAAAAAACGCCCTTTCGTGTTCTGAGATTCCCTGCGTGACGCTTCTTGGGTCAAGGGGAGGAAGCAGCGTAGCGGTTGCGATAGCAAACGCGCTCCTTATGGAGGCGAAAAATAGATGCAATGGTATATAAACGTTAATGGAAAACTTCTTAAGAGAGGATACACCACGGGAACTTGTGCAGCGGCAGCTCTTAAGGCTTCTTTGATTTGGAGTCTTACAGGGGTTTTGCCCGATAGCGTGGATATTCGACTTCCAATAGGAGAAAGCATAAGAATACCTGTATTATGGTGCGGAAAGGAGTCTGGTATTTGCTATTGTGCGGTTAGGAAAGACGCAGGAGATGATGCGGATGTGACTGACGGTGCGGTTATCTATGCAGGGGCTGAGAGGATAAGTGAGAAGGGCGTAAGTTTCGCTTCGGCGGGAGGCGTTGGGACGGTGACTGAGGAAGGCTTACCAGTTAAGGTAGGAGAGCCCGCGATTAACCCGGTGCCTCGGTCCATGATGAGAGAGGTTCTTGAGAATTTCAATATCTTTTCTGCTAAGGTTTATGTAGGGGTTGAGGATGGAGGAAGGATAGCTAAGAAGACTTTTAATGAAAGGCTTGGAATAGTCGGAGGGATTTCGATTTTGGGAACTACGGGTATAGTCGAGCCTTTCAGCGAGGAGGCTTGGAAAGAATCGCTTCTCGTTGAGATGGGAGTGATCAAGAACAG from Synergistota bacterium harbors:
- a CDS encoding precorrin-8X methylmutase produces the protein MKEGSFKLNPKEIEEESFSIINAFLKRAGFYRKFGKGSVEVSILARVIHATGDFSIANDLLFSENFFEKFINALRISQGLFITDVKMVAVGISRRILPKISVLTYIDEKEVLSESKRKNVSRAYLSIDMALKKHDKAIYVVGNSPTALFRILEERDPKKTPFVVGVPVGFVGASDVKNALSCSEIPCVTLLGSRGGSSVAVAIANALLMEAKNRCNGI
- the cbiD gene encoding cobalamin biosynthesis protein CbiD — encoded protein: MQWYINVNGKLLKRGYTTGTCAAAALKASLIWSLTGVLPDSVDIRLPIGESIRIPVLWCGKESGICYCAVRKDAGDDADVTDGAVIYAGAERISEKGVSFASAGGVGTVTEEGLPVKVGEPAINPVPRSMMREVLENFNIFSAKVYVGVEDGGRIAKKTFNERLGIVGGISILGTTGIVEPFSEEAWKESLLVEMGVIKNRGYDFIVLTPGGKGEKLYKKYYGDSRNVLICGNYFGFAVKNAILKGFKEICIAGSFQKLIKLAAGNFNTDSRVSDAKAEVLALYTTIFEKNYNVNLVKEILNATPFSKSIGILEKYGIDVKGVFTLIGQAVIRKLRQLGEASFRVIMFYGDSILTDIQG